The following proteins come from a genomic window of Trifolium pratense cultivar HEN17-A07 linkage group LG4, ARS_RC_1.1, whole genome shotgun sequence:
- the LOC123882009 gene encoding AP-3 complex subunit sigma has translation MIRAVLVMNTQGKPRLAKFYEFMPVEKQQEIIRNVFAVLCSRPEHVSNFVDAESFFGPDARLVYKHLATLYFVFIFDGSENELAMLDLIQVFVETLDKCFRNVCELDVVFNYSKMHTILDEIIFGGQVLETSSTEVMKAVEEISKLDAASSAINLVPKSVSSWRSR, from the exons ATGATAAGAGCAGTGCTAGTGATGAACACGCAAGGGAAGCCTCGTCTCGCTAAATTCTACGAATTTATG CCTGTGGAAAAGCAGCAGGAAATTATTCGGAATGTGTTTGCAG TCTTATGCAGTAGACCTGAACATGTCAGCAATTTTGTGGATGCTGAGTCCTTCTTTGGACCG GATGCTCGCCTCGTCTACAAGCACTTGGCAACTCTATACTTTGTCTTCATATTTGATGGTTCTGAAAACGAACTTGCTATGCTTGATTTGATACAAG TCTTTGTTGAAACACTGGACAAATGCTTCAGAAATGTATGCGAGCTTGATGTAGTGTTCAACTATAGTAAG ATGCATACTATACTAGATGAGATTATTTTTGGAGGCCAGGTGTTAGAGACAAGTTCAACTGAAGTTATGAAGGCTGTTGAAGAAATATCAAA GCTTGATGCAGCATCCAGCGCAATCAATCTTGTTCCCAAATCTGTTTCTAGTTGGAGGTCACGATAG
- the LOC123923291 gene encoding pyridine nucleotide-disulfide oxidoreductase domain-containing protein 2: protein MWRRRFSTTVSGSAAALKDKKWDALIIGGGHNGLTAAAYLARGGLSVAVLERRHIIGGAAVTEELIPGFKFSRCSYLQSLLRPAVINELDLAKHGLKLLKRNPSSFTPCLDGRYLLLGPDKDLNHSQISKFSKADAEAYPKYESQLENFCKFMDLVLDSSPPESLQHKSSLNEQLKNKLQNSVFWASCLRHAASMGQKDMVDFMDLLLSPASKVLNNWFEADVLKATLATDAVIGSTASVHTPGSGYVLLHHVMGETDGERGIWSYVEGGMGSISNAIASAAVAAGAHIVTDAEVSQLLIKNSSTVHGVILADGTEVHASVVLSNATPYKTFMDLVPNNVLPDDYFRAIKHSDYSSATTKINVAVDKLPQFQCCKLDHSQAGPEHVGTIHIGSESMDEIHSASEDAVNGIPSRRPVIEMTIPSVLDKTISPPGKHVINLFVQYTPYKPSDGDWQDHDYRESFAQKCFALIDEYAPGFSTSVIGYDMLTPPDLEREIGLTGGNIFHGAMGLDSLFLMRPVKGWSNYKTPLKGLYLCGSGAHPGGGVMGAPGRNAANLVLQDVKKT, encoded by the exons ATGTGGCGAAGGAGGTTTAGCACCACCGTCTCTGGCAGCGCAGCCGCATTAAAAGACAAAAAATGGGACGCACTAATTATCGGCGGCGGCCATAACGGTCTCACAGCAGCAGCTTATCTCGCCCGTGGAGGTCTCTCAGTTGCTGTCCTCGAACGCCGCCACATAATCGGCGGCGCCGCCGTAACAGAGGAGCTAATTCCAGGTTTCAAGTTTTCTCGTTGCAGTTACCTTCAAAGTCTTCTCCGACCTGCAGTTATCAATGAGCTGGATTTAGCAAAACACGGATTGAAGCTTCTGAAGAGAAATCCTTCGTCGTTTACGCCTTGTCTTGATGGAAGATACCTTCTCTTAGGGCCTGATAAGGATCTTAATCACTCTCAGATTTCCAAATTCTCAAAAGCTGATGCAGAAGCTTATCCaaa ATATGAGAGTCAGCTTGAGAACTTCTGTAAATTCATGGATCTAGTGCTGGATTCGTCTCCACCTGAATCTTTGCAACATAAATCATCTCTTAATGAACAACTGAAGAATAAATTACAGAATTCAGTGTTTTGGGCCAGTTGTTTGCGGCACGCAGCCTCGATGGGGCAAAAGGATATGGT agACTTTATGGACCTTTTGTTATCACCAGCTTCTAAAGTTTTGAATAACTGGTTTGAG GCAGATGTTCTGAAGGCAACACTTGCAACAGATGCTGTGATAGGATCTACG GCAAGTGTCCACACCCCGGGAAGTGGTTATGTTCTGCTACATCATGTAATGGGTGAAACTGATGGAGAACGTGGAATTTGGTC ATATGTTGAAGGAGGAATGGGCTCAATATCCAATGCTATTGCTAGTGCTGCTGTGGCAGCTGGAGCTCATATTGTAACGGATGCTGAG GTGTCTCAGTTGTTGATTAAAAACTCTAGCACTGTCCATGGG GTGATTCTGGCTGACGGTACCGAAGTGCATGCTTCAGTTGTTCTGTCTAATGCAACACCGTATAAAACTTTCATG GATTTAGTGCCCAATAATGTCCTCCCTGATGATTATTTCCGGGCAATTAAGCACTCTGACTACAGCTCT GccacaacaaaaataaatgtagCAGTTGATAAATTGCCCCAATTTCAGTGTTGCAAGTTAGATCATTCGCAAGCTGGCCCAGAGCATGTTGGCACTATTCATATAGGTTCAGAGAG CATGGACGAGATTCATTCTGCATCTGAAGATGCGGTGAATGGAATACCATCAAGAAGACCGGTCATTGAGATGACGATTCCTTCCGTATTGGACAAAACTATATCTCCACCAG GTAAGCATGTGATAAACCTGTTTGTGCAGTATACACCCTACAAACCATCGGATGGGGACTGGCAAGATCATGACTACAGA GAATCATTTGCTCAAAAGTGCTTTGCATTGATTGATGAATATGCACCTGGTTTCAGCACATCAGTAATTGGTTATGACATGCTGACTCCACCAGATCTTGAAAGGGAAATCGGTTTGACAG GAGGAAATATATTTCATGGTGCTATGGGTTTGGATTCACTTTTCCTCATGCGACCTGTAAAAGGATG GTCAAACTATAAGACTCCACTTAAAGGTTTATACTTATGCGGAAGTGGAGCACATCCTGGCGGTGGAGTTATGGGAGCACCTGGACGAAATGCTGCCAATTTAGTTCTTCAGGATGTCAAAAAAACATGA
- the LOC123921678 gene encoding 7-methyl-GTP pyrophosphatase — protein sequence MATKNPSFKIILGSSSKARKQILTEMGYEFTIMTADIDEQSIRREKPEDLVVTLAEAKADAIVQRLLADGPLEADASTTLLITADTVVVYRGTIREKPTSEKEAREFVKGYSGSHAAVVGSVVVTNLVTGKRYGGWESAEVYFLEIPDEVIDNLIDDGVTFNVAGGLMLEHPLTLPFVDAVVGSTDTVMGLSKALTEKLIMEAL from the exons ATGGCTACCAAAAACCCTTCTTTCAAG ATAATTCTCGGTTCTTCATCAAAAGCTCGCAAACAGATTCTTACTGAAATGGGATATGAATTTACAATAATG ACTGCAGATATTGATGAACAAAGTATTAGGAGAGAAAAGCCTGAAGATTTAGTAGTTACATTAGCTGAAGCTAAG GCTGATGCTATTGTGCAAAGGCTCCTTGCTGATGGTCCATTGGAGGCAGATGCTTCTACAACACTGTTAATCACTGCAGACACt GTTGTTGTATATCGAGGAACAATCAGGGAAAAACCAACTAGTGAAAAAGAAGCACGGGAATTCGTCAAAG GATATTCTGGTAGTCATGCAGCTGTGGTAGGATCTGTTGTGGTGACTAATCTTGTGACCGGAAAACGTTATGGGGGATGGGAGAGTGCAGAG GTTTATTTCCTTGAAATACCAGACGAGGTCATTGATAATCTG ATTGATGACGGAGTTACATTCAACGTTGCTGGGGGTTTGATGCTGGAACATCCGTTGACATTACCCTTTGTGGATGCGGTG GTTGGATCAACCGATACCGTGATGGGACTTTCCAAAGCTCTTACAGAGAAACTCATAATGGAAGCTCTATAG
- the LOC123921679 gene encoding ADP-ribosylation factor-like protein 2 isoform X2, whose translation MGLLSIIRKIKKKEKEMRILMVGLDNSGKTTIVLKINGEDTSVISPTLGFNIKTITYQKYTLNIWDVGGQKTIRSYWRNYFEQTDGLVWVVDSSDLRRLDDCKMELDNLLKEERLSGSSLLILANKQDIKGALAPAEIAKVLNLEAMDKSRHWMIVGCSAYTGEGLLEGFDWLVQDIASRIYMLD comes from the exons ATGGGTCTTCTCAGCATCATTCGGAAAATCAAAAAGAAGGAGAAGGAAATGCGAATTCTTATGGT TGGGTTGGACAATTCTGGGAAAACTACAATTGTTTTAAAGATTAATGGGGAGGACACTAGTGTCATAAGTCCTACCCTTGGCTTCAACATCAAAACCATCACCTACCAGAA GTACACTCTAAATATATGGGATGTTGGGGGCCAAAAAACAATCCGATCTTACTGGCGAAACTACTTTGAGCAAACAGATGGTTTGGTTTGGGTGGTTGACAGTTCGGATCTTAGAAGGTTGGATGATTGCAAAATGGAGCTAGATAACCTTCTAAAGGAAGAG AGACTATCTGGATCATCCTTACTAATATTAGCAAATAAACAAGATATTAAAGGTGCCCTTGCACCCGCAGAAATAGCTAAG GTGTTGAACTTGGAAGCTATGGATAAATCTCGGCACTGGATGATAGTTGGATGTAGTGCATATACTGGCGAGGGTCTGCTTGAGGGATTTGATTGGTTGGTCCAGGACATAGCCTCTAGAATCTACATGCTCGACTAA
- the LOC123922807 gene encoding tubby-like F-box protein 5 has product MSCGDESKICFCRSKSHLNWDNVDDVCHLNPHLRKNRTSTCTRGIRQWETLPPELLLDIIRRVEESETFWPARAAVVCCASVCKSWRSVTREIIKNLQQCGKITFPISLKQPGPRDHLMQCYIMRNRITSTFRLYLCLRPSVNCRKLLLAAKWKRWFEFAISLAADDFSQAKCVGKLRSNFWGTKFTIYDTQLLQDAAVQPNFRSSERFNSKVSPRSVPYDNLVSTISYEWKTKTPRRVHCVMNSIPVSAIQEGGNAPTPKSLPRIFYEPFPKTDSYSTSDLSEQPGLSQGAVEPLILKNKPARWDDWCKSWCLDYMGQTIKSSGRNFQLVADVDPSHNVSLAEQERVILNFGKVGKDIFIMEYSYPLSAFQAFSICLTSFICNMYKSKCKA; this is encoded by the exons ATGAGTTGTGGTGATGAGAGCAAGATTTGTTTCTGTCGCTCAAAGTCACACCTTAATTGGGACAATGTGGATGACGTCTGCCACCTTAATCCTCATCTGCGTAAAAATCGAACCTCCACCTGCACCAGAGGTATTCGACAATGGGAAACTCTACCACCTGAATTACTTTTGGACATAATTCGGCGTGTTGAAGAGAGTGAGACATTTTGGCCTGCGCGTGCTGCTGTTGTCTGTTGTGCTTCGGTATGTAAATCATGGAGGTCTGTAACGAGAGAGATTATCAAGAATCTTCAACAATGTGGAAAGATCACATTTCCAATTTCATTGAAGCAG CCCGGTCCCCGTGATCATCTGATGCAATGCTATATTATGAGGAATAGAATAACTTCTACATTCCGGTTGTACTTATGTTTGCGGCCAT CGGTGAATTGTAGAAAGTTGTTATTAGCCGCCAAATGGAAGAGATGGTTCGAATTTGCCATATCCTTGGCTGCAGACGATTTTTCTCAAGCCAAATGTGTTGGTAAACTGAG GTCTAATTTTTGGGGCACCAAGTTCACTATATATGACACTCAACTTCTGCAAGACGCTGCAGTTCAACCAAATTTTCGGTCAAGCGAGAGATTTAATTCTAAGGTGTCACCAAGAAGTGTTCCATATGACAATCTTGTTAGCACCATTTCCTATGAGTGGAAGACTAAAACACCAAGACGAGTGCACTGCGTCATGAACTCTATACCTGTCTCGGCTATTCAGGAAGGGGGAAACGCTCCTACTCCAAAATCATTACCTCGAATATTTTATGAACCCTTTCCAAAGACAGATTCATACTCTACAAGTGACCTATCAGAGCAACCAGGACTGAGCCAAGGCGCGGTCGAGCCCTTGATACTAAAAAACAAGCCTGCCAGATGGGATGATTGGTGCAAGAGTTGGTGCCTAGACTACATGGGTCAGACTATAAAGTCATCTGGAAGGAACTTTCAACTTGTAGCTGATGTTGATCCGTCTCATAATGTTTCACTTGCGGAGCAAGAAAGGGTAATCTTGAATTTTGGAAAGGTTGGAAAAGATATATTCATCATGGAATACTCTTATCCACTCTCTGCCTTCCAAGCCTTTTCCATCTGCTTGACATCATTCATTTGTAACATGTACAAATCAAAATGCAAAGCTTAA
- the LOC123922169 gene encoding protein N-lysine methyltransferase METTL21A-like has product MEENNSDDEEINPFTSLLIEQQQQQNTKPNPFTTAQNNNQQLLQNHFIHSIQSTVIIRQLPSEGIAFQLWPAATSLVSLLDTHRINPTTSPLSTVFTTLNRPPRILELGSGTGIVGIVAAATLGTNVTLTDLPNVVPNLKFNAEVNAAVVASNGGAVTFAPLRWGHSADVDMIRDEFDVVIASDVVYHDHLYDPLIETLRFMLIGKKIVFVMAHMKRWKKESTFFKKARKYFSIDVLHVDAPSNGSRVGVVVYRFVDKKVVN; this is encoded by the coding sequence ATGGAAGAAAACAACAGCGACGACGAAGAAATAAACCCTTTCACATCCCTCTTAAtcgaacaacaacaacaacaaaacacaaaaccAAATCCATTCACCACCGCACAAAACAATAACCAACAACTTCTTCAAAACCATTTCATCCATTCGATTCAATCAACGGTCATCATTCGTCAACTCCCATCAGAAGGCATCGCCTTCCAGCTCTGGCCTGCCGCCACCTCTCTCGTCTCTCTCCTCGACACCCACCGCATCAACCCTACCACCAGCCCTCTCTCCACCGTCTTCACAACCCTCAACCGCCCTCCAAGAATCCTCGAACTCGGCTCCGGTACCGGAATCGTTGGTATCGTCGCCGCTGCCACTCTCGGAACAAATGTAACCCTAACGGATCTCCCTAATGTTGTTCCTAATCTGAAATTCAACGCGGAGGTGAACGCCGCTGTTGTGGCGTCAAACGGTGGAGCGGTTACGTTTGCGCCGTTGAGGTGGGGTCATTCTGCTGACGTGGATATGATTAGGGATGAGTTTGATGTTGTTATTGCTTCGGATGTAGTGTATCATGATCATCTTTATGATCCTTTAATTGAAACGCTGCGTTTTATGTTGATTGGGAAGAAGATTGTGTTTGTTATGGCTCATATGAAGAGGTGGAAAAAAGAGTCTACCTTTTTTAAGAAAGCTAGAAAGTATTTTTCTATTGATGTTTTGCATGTTGATGCTCCTTCTAATGGTTCTAGAGTAGGTGTAGTTGTTTATCGTTTTGTCGATAAAAAAGTCGTTAATTGA